One window of the Lytechinus variegatus isolate NC3 chromosome 3, Lvar_3.0, whole genome shotgun sequence genome contains the following:
- the LOC121410507 gene encoding alkylglycerol monooxygenase-like, protein MNGFFKVDGVTGMRRMFYAVTPNETSFRTLDEVPEYIIEAAPFFFISVIIEEVYLRYHDGGKDDRFADSITSLIAGMFMVITGLFTKAIELGIYVYVFDNFCIYELQWDSVWTWLFGFLAIDLGYYWFHRMSHEVNIFWASHQVHHSSEEFNLTTALRQPIFEKCYIWIFYIPLAFFLPPPSMLVHSQFNTIYQFWIHTEIIENLGPLEYILNTPSHHRVHHGRNRYCIDKNYAGTLIVWDRLFGTFAEEDERVAYGLVHPLTTYNPISLQFCHLQWMWSVFWSTPGLMNKISVIIKGPGWEPGKPRTGLIEDIPDICGPELNKFKTTIPRWMRAYILFHFAINFVLYQMFIDHHTELSPVLVLAVMLYQIYTFTCIGMLCNLKAWWNILAEMMRCALVFALTTFLIHQDGELVYALLFLQMIYGLSMVFWFVHNRFPNDGTKCKVK, encoded by the exons ATGAATGGTTTCTTCAAAGTGGATGGCGTTACGGGGATGCGGCGCATGTTCTACGCCGTTACACCAAACGAAACTTCGTTTCGAACATTAGATGAAGTTCCTGAATACATAATAGAG GCAGCAccgtttttcttcatttctgttATCATTGAAGAGGTCTATCTGAGATATCATGATGGTGGAAAAGATGATCGATTTGCAGACAGCATCACATCCTTGATAGCTGGCATGTTTATGGTTATTACAGG GTTATTTACCAAAGCAATTGAGCTTGGTATCTATGTGTATGTGTTTGATAACTTCTGCATCTATGAGCTTCAATGGGATAGTGTTTGGACATGGTTATTCGGCTTTCTTGCCATCGATCTTGGATATTATTGGTTTCATCGCATGTCACATG AAGTGAATATCTTTTGGGCATCTCATCAAGTTCATCATAGCTCGGAAGAATTCAACTTGACCACAGCACTACGACAACCCATCTTCGAGAAATGTTACATTTGG ATATTTTATATTCCATTGGCGTTCTTTCTTCCACCACCATCAATGTTAGTCCATAGTCAGTTCAATACCATTTATCAATTCTGGATACATACAGAG atcatcGAGAACTTGGGACCATTAGAGTATATTCTGAACACACCCAGTCATCATCGAGTTCATCATG GTCGTAACCGATACTGCATCGATAAGAATTATGCGGGCACACTTATCGTCTGGGATAGACTGTTTG GAACATTCGCGGAAGAGGATGAAAGGGTTGCTTATGGTTTAGTACATCCTCTCACCACATACAATCCAATTTCTCTACAG ttTTGTCATCTTCAGTGGATGTGGAGTGTGTTTTGGTCTACACCTGGACTGATGAATAAGATCTCAGTTATCATCAAAGGACCAGGATGGGAACCAGGAAAACCTAGGACTGGACTTATTGAAGATATACCAGAT ATCTGTGGACCTGAATTGAATAAGTTTAAGACTACCATCCCAAGATGGATGAGAGCTTACATCTTGTTTCATTTTGCCATCAACTTCGTACTATATCAGATGTTTATAGACCATCACACG GAATTATCTCCAGTACTAGTCTTGGCAGTAATGTTATACCAGATCTACACCTTTACTTGTATCGGCATGCTCTGTAATCTCAA AGCTTGGTGGAATATCCTAGCTGAGATGATGCGATGTGCACTTGTCTTTGCCTTGACGacttttttaattcatcaagATGGCGAGCTAGTATACGCCCTTCTCTTCCTACAGATGATCTATGGCCTCTCTATGGTCTTCTGGTTCGTTCATAATAGATTTCCGAACGATGGAACTAAATGTAAAGTTAAGTAG